One genomic window of Eptesicus fuscus isolate TK198812 chromosome 6, DD_ASM_mEF_20220401, whole genome shotgun sequence includes the following:
- the SLC29A4 gene encoding equilibrative nucleoside transporter 4 isoform X2 — MGSVGSQRLKEPGTAGRSVVTSFSFDSCPLEEEVAAGAARGRDGAARGAPILTDSEGPAPDDRYHAIYFAMLLAGVGFLLPYNSFITDVDYLHHKFPGTSIVFDMSLTYILVALVAVLLNNALVERLSLHTRITAGYLLALGPLLFISVCDVWLQLFSRDQAYAVNLAAVGTVAFGCTAIQLLRVHGDAAQAVHPGRDDRREHGGRHGVPEPHRHQAAAAGRAGQHAHLLPGLRRPRAALLPAAPAGPAQPLRAPPHGEPRPGAGQQRVPEGQPGPRGDGRRAGSLHALRRASGARGAELALLPRPAAAPVRGGPRHLGRHAVHRRDLLHHAVPVPRPRVRDPPLRAGRVAAHPRHGRVQPLGLRGQDPGGTARGLAGHAPAGLLLPARGLHPALHPVRLPQRRARPAPPRLALRLLPAHGHQQRLLRQRAHDPGRRQGGAPAAGAGREHHDRVLHDGADAGLGRGLLHLQPHPGRPQQLPRGPRRQRLPPRRPLSRGHPARLRACGPGLLPCQCRHLPGPPAHHCGPGSRHGLGAST, encoded by the exons ATGGGCTCCGTGGGCAGCCAGCGCCTTAAGGAGCCGGGCACGGCGGGCAGGAGCGTGGTGACGAGCTTCAGCTTCGACAGCTGCCcgctggaggaggaggtggccgcAGGGGCAGCTCGGGGCCGGGACGGAGCGGCCAGGGGCGCCCCGATTCTCACGGACTCTG AGGGGCCGGCGCCCGACGACCGCTACCACGCCATCTACTTCGCCATGCTGCTGGCGGGCGTGGGCTTCCTACTGCCCTACAACAGCTTCATCACCGACGTGGACTACCTGCACCACAAGTTCCCAG ggaCCTCGATCGTGTTCGACATGAGCCTCACCTACATCCTGGTGGCCCTCGTGGCCGTGCTGCTCAACAACGCGCTGGTGGAGCGGCTGAGCCTGCACACGAGGATCACGGCCG GCTACCTCCTGGCCTTGGGCCCCCTCCTTTTCATCAGCGTCTGCGACGTGTGGCTGCAGCTCTTCTCCCGGGACCAGGCCTATGCCGTCAACCTGGCCGCGGTGGGCACCGTGGCCTTTGGCTGCACAG CAATCCAGCTTCTACGGGTACACGGGGATGCTGCCCAAGCGGTACACCCAGGGCGTGATGACCGGAGAGA GCACGGCGGGCGTCATGGTGTCCCTGAGCCGCATCGTCACCAGGCTGCTGCTGCGGGGCGAGCGGGCCAGCACGCTCACCTTCTTCCTGGTCTCCGCCGGCCTCGAGCTGCTCTGcttcctgctgcacctgctggtCCGGCGCAGCCGCTTCGTGCGCCACCACACG GAGAGCCCAGGCCCGGCGCTGGCCAACAGCGGGTCCCCGAAGGACAGCCCGGCCCACGAGGCGACGGCCGGCGAGCGGGGAGCCTACACGCGCTTCGACGTGCCTCGGGCGCGCGTGGAGCGGAGCTGGCCCTCCTTCCGCG ccctgctgcggCACCGGTACGCGGTGGCCCGCGCCATCTGGGCCGACATGCTGTCCATCGCCGTGACCTACTTCATCACGCTGTGCCTGTTCCCCGGCCTCGAGTCCGAGATCCGCCACTGCGTGCTGGGCGAGTGGCTGCCCATCCTCGTCATGGCCGTGTTCAACCTCTCGGACTTCGTGGGCAAG ATCCTGGCGGCACTGCCCGTGGCCTGGCGGGGCACGCACCTGCTGGGCTGCTCCTGCCTGCGCGTGGTCTTCATCCCGCTCTTCATCCTGTGCGTCTACCCCAGCGGCGCGCCCGCCCTGCGCCACCCCGCCTGGCCCTGCGTCTTCTCCCTGCTCATGGGCATCAGCAACGGCTACTTCGGCAGCGTGCCCATGATCCTGGCCGCCGGCAAGGTGGCGCCCCGGCAGCGGGAGCTGGCAG GGAACACCATGACCGTGTCCTACATGACGGGGCTGACGCTGGGCTCGGCCGTGGCCTACTGCACCTACAGCCTCACCCGGGGCGCCCACAGCAGCTGCCTCGAGGCCCCCGCCGCCAAcgcctccctccccgccggcctctGAGCCGAGGCCACCCTGCCCGCCTGCGTGCCTGCGGGCCCGGCCTCCTCCCGTGCCAATGCCGCCACCTCCCGGGCCCACCCGCCCATCACTGCGGCCCCGGCTCCCGCCACGGTCTTGGAGCCTCGACGTGA
- the SLC29A4 gene encoding equilibrative nucleoside transporter 4 isoform X1, which translates to MGSVGSQRLKEPGTAGRSVVTSFSFDSCPLEEEVAAGAARGRDGAARGAPILTDSEGPAPDDRYHAIYFAMLLAGVGFLLPYNSFITDVDYLHHKFPGTSIVFDMSLTYILVALVAVLLNNALVERLSLHTRITAGYLLALGPLLFISVCDVWLQLFSRDQAYAVNLAAVGTVAFGCTAIQLLRVHGDAAQAVHPGRDDRREHGGRHGVPEPHRHQAAAAGRAGQHAHLLPGLRRPRAALLPAAPAGPAQPLRAPPHGAAPRRPRGPRGLPRAPRRGRRGRLLREPRPGAGQQRVPEGQPGPRGDGRRAGSLHALRRASGARGAELALLPRPAAAPVRGGPRHLGRHAVHRRDLLHHAVPVPRPRVRDPPLRAGRVAAHPRHGRVQPLGLRGQDPGGTARGLAGHAPAGLLLPARGLHPALHPVRLPQRRARPAPPRLALRLLPAHGHQQRLLRQRAHDPGRRQGGAPAAGAGREHHDRVLHDGADAGLGRGLLHLQPHPGRPQQLPRGPRRQRLPPRRPLSRGHPARLRACGPGLLPCQCRHLPGPPAHHCGPGSRHGLGAST; encoded by the exons ATGGGCTCCGTGGGCAGCCAGCGCCTTAAGGAGCCGGGCACGGCGGGCAGGAGCGTGGTGACGAGCTTCAGCTTCGACAGCTGCCcgctggaggaggaggtggccgcAGGGGCAGCTCGGGGCCGGGACGGAGCGGCCAGGGGCGCCCCGATTCTCACGGACTCTG AGGGGCCGGCGCCCGACGACCGCTACCACGCCATCTACTTCGCCATGCTGCTGGCGGGCGTGGGCTTCCTACTGCCCTACAACAGCTTCATCACCGACGTGGACTACCTGCACCACAAGTTCCCAG ggaCCTCGATCGTGTTCGACATGAGCCTCACCTACATCCTGGTGGCCCTCGTGGCCGTGCTGCTCAACAACGCGCTGGTGGAGCGGCTGAGCCTGCACACGAGGATCACGGCCG GCTACCTCCTGGCCTTGGGCCCCCTCCTTTTCATCAGCGTCTGCGACGTGTGGCTGCAGCTCTTCTCCCGGGACCAGGCCTATGCCGTCAACCTGGCCGCGGTGGGCACCGTGGCCTTTGGCTGCACAG CAATCCAGCTTCTACGGGTACACGGGGATGCTGCCCAAGCGGTACACCCAGGGCGTGATGACCGGAGAGA GCACGGCGGGCGTCATGGTGTCCCTGAGCCGCATCGTCACCAGGCTGCTGCTGCGGGGCGAGCGGGCCAGCACGCTCACCTTCTTCCTGGTCTCCGCCGGCCTCGAGCTGCTCTGcttcctgctgcacctgctggtCCGGCGCAGCCGCTTCGTGCGCCACCACACGGTGCGGCCCCGCGACGGCCCCGCGGGCCCCGGGGGCTACCGCGTGCACCACGACGTGGCCGCCGGGGACGTCTGCTTC GAGAGCCCAGGCCCGGCGCTGGCCAACAGCGGGTCCCCGAAGGACAGCCCGGCCCACGAGGCGACGGCCGGCGAGCGGGGAGCCTACACGCGCTTCGACGTGCCTCGGGCGCGCGTGGAGCGGAGCTGGCCCTCCTTCCGCG ccctgctgcggCACCGGTACGCGGTGGCCCGCGCCATCTGGGCCGACATGCTGTCCATCGCCGTGACCTACTTCATCACGCTGTGCCTGTTCCCCGGCCTCGAGTCCGAGATCCGCCACTGCGTGCTGGGCGAGTGGCTGCCCATCCTCGTCATGGCCGTGTTCAACCTCTCGGACTTCGTGGGCAAG ATCCTGGCGGCACTGCCCGTGGCCTGGCGGGGCACGCACCTGCTGGGCTGCTCCTGCCTGCGCGTGGTCTTCATCCCGCTCTTCATCCTGTGCGTCTACCCCAGCGGCGCGCCCGCCCTGCGCCACCCCGCCTGGCCCTGCGTCTTCTCCCTGCTCATGGGCATCAGCAACGGCTACTTCGGCAGCGTGCCCATGATCCTGGCCGCCGGCAAGGTGGCGCCCCGGCAGCGGGAGCTGGCAG GGAACACCATGACCGTGTCCTACATGACGGGGCTGACGCTGGGCTCGGCCGTGGCCTACTGCACCTACAGCCTCACCCGGGGCGCCCACAGCAGCTGCCTCGAGGCCCCCGCCGCCAAcgcctccctccccgccggcctctGAGCCGAGGCCACCCTGCCCGCCTGCGTGCCTGCGGGCCCGGCCTCCTCCCGTGCCAATGCCGCCACCTCCCGGGCCCACCCGCCCATCACTGCGGCCCCGGCTCCCGCCACGGTCTTGGAGCCTCGACGTGA
- the SLC29A4 gene encoding equilibrative nucleoside transporter 4 isoform X5: protein MGSVGSQRLKEPGTAGRSVVTSFSFDSCPLEEEVAAGAARGRDGAARGAPILTDSEGPAPDDRYHAIYFAMLLAGVGFLLPYNSFITDVDYLHHKFPGTSIVFDMSLTYILVALVAVLLNNALVERLSLHTRITAGYLLALGPLLFISVCDVWLQLFSRDQAYAVNLAAVGTVAFGCTVQQSSFYGYTGMLPKRYTQGVMTGEREPRPGAGQQRVPEGQPGPRGDGRRAGSLHALRRASGARGAELALLPRPAAAPVRGGPRHLGRHAVHRRDLLHHAVPVPRPRVRDPPLRAGRVAAHPRHGRVQPLGLRGQDPGGTARGLAGHAPAGLLLPARGLHPALHPVRLPQRRARPAPPRLALRLLPAHGHQQRLLRQRAHDPGRRQGGAPAAGAGREHHDRVLHDGADAGLGRGLLHLQPHPGRPQQLPRGPRRQRLPPRRPLSRGHPARLRACGPGLLPCQCRHLPGPPAHHCGPGSRHGLGAST from the exons ATGGGCTCCGTGGGCAGCCAGCGCCTTAAGGAGCCGGGCACGGCGGGCAGGAGCGTGGTGACGAGCTTCAGCTTCGACAGCTGCCcgctggaggaggaggtggccgcAGGGGCAGCTCGGGGCCGGGACGGAGCGGCCAGGGGCGCCCCGATTCTCACGGACTCTG AGGGGCCGGCGCCCGACGACCGCTACCACGCCATCTACTTCGCCATGCTGCTGGCGGGCGTGGGCTTCCTACTGCCCTACAACAGCTTCATCACCGACGTGGACTACCTGCACCACAAGTTCCCAG ggaCCTCGATCGTGTTCGACATGAGCCTCACCTACATCCTGGTGGCCCTCGTGGCCGTGCTGCTCAACAACGCGCTGGTGGAGCGGCTGAGCCTGCACACGAGGATCACGGCCG GCTACCTCCTGGCCTTGGGCCCCCTCCTTTTCATCAGCGTCTGCGACGTGTGGCTGCAGCTCTTCTCCCGGGACCAGGCCTATGCCGTCAACCTGGCCGCGGTGGGCACCGTGGCCTTTGGCTGCACAG tgcAGCAATCCAGCTTCTACGGGTACACGGGGATGCTGCCCAAGCGGTACACCCAGGGCGTGATGACCGGAGAGA GAGAGCCCAGGCCCGGCGCTGGCCAACAGCGGGTCCCCGAAGGACAGCCCGGCCCACGAGGCGACGGCCGGCGAGCGGGGAGCCTACACGCGCTTCGACGTGCCTCGGGCGCGCGTGGAGCGGAGCTGGCCCTCCTTCCGCG ccctgctgcggCACCGGTACGCGGTGGCCCGCGCCATCTGGGCCGACATGCTGTCCATCGCCGTGACCTACTTCATCACGCTGTGCCTGTTCCCCGGCCTCGAGTCCGAGATCCGCCACTGCGTGCTGGGCGAGTGGCTGCCCATCCTCGTCATGGCCGTGTTCAACCTCTCGGACTTCGTGGGCAAG ATCCTGGCGGCACTGCCCGTGGCCTGGCGGGGCACGCACCTGCTGGGCTGCTCCTGCCTGCGCGTGGTCTTCATCCCGCTCTTCATCCTGTGCGTCTACCCCAGCGGCGCGCCCGCCCTGCGCCACCCCGCCTGGCCCTGCGTCTTCTCCCTGCTCATGGGCATCAGCAACGGCTACTTCGGCAGCGTGCCCATGATCCTGGCCGCCGGCAAGGTGGCGCCCCGGCAGCGGGAGCTGGCAG GGAACACCATGACCGTGTCCTACATGACGGGGCTGACGCTGGGCTCGGCCGTGGCCTACTGCACCTACAGCCTCACCCGGGGCGCCCACAGCAGCTGCCTCGAGGCCCCCGCCGCCAAcgcctccctccccgccggcctctGAGCCGAGGCCACCCTGCCCGCCTGCGTGCCTGCGGGCCCGGCCTCCTCCCGTGCCAATGCCGCCACCTCCCGGGCCCACCCGCCCATCACTGCGGCCCCGGCTCCCGCCACGGTCTTGGAGCCTCGACGTGA
- the SLC29A4 gene encoding equilibrative nucleoside transporter 4 isoform X4: MGSVGSQRLKEPGTAGRSVVTSFSFDSCPLEEEVAAGAARGRDGAARGAPILTDSEGPAPDDRYHAIYFAMLLAGVGFLLPYNSFITDVDYLHHKFPGTSIVFDMSLTYILVALVAVLLNNALVERLSLHTRITAGYLLALGPLLFISVCDVWLQLFSRDQAYAVNLAAVGTVAFGCTVQQSSFYGYTGMLPKRYTQGVMTGESTAGVMVSLSRIVTRLLLRGERASTLTFFLVSAGLELLCFLLHLLVRRSRFVRHHTESPGPALANSGSPKDSPAHEATAGERGAYTRFDVPRARVERSWPSFRALLRHRYAVARAIWADMLSIAVTYFITLCLFPGLESEIRHCVLGEWLPILVMAVFNLSDFVGKILAALPVAWRGTHLLGCSCLRVVFIPLFILCVYPSGAPALRHPAWPCVFSLLMGISNGYFGSVPMILAAGKVAPRQRELAGNTMTVSYMTGLTLGSAVAYCTYSLTRGAHSSCLEAPAANASLPAGL, from the exons ATGGGCTCCGTGGGCAGCCAGCGCCTTAAGGAGCCGGGCACGGCGGGCAGGAGCGTGGTGACGAGCTTCAGCTTCGACAGCTGCCcgctggaggaggaggtggccgcAGGGGCAGCTCGGGGCCGGGACGGAGCGGCCAGGGGCGCCCCGATTCTCACGGACTCTG AGGGGCCGGCGCCCGACGACCGCTACCACGCCATCTACTTCGCCATGCTGCTGGCGGGCGTGGGCTTCCTACTGCCCTACAACAGCTTCATCACCGACGTGGACTACCTGCACCACAAGTTCCCAG ggaCCTCGATCGTGTTCGACATGAGCCTCACCTACATCCTGGTGGCCCTCGTGGCCGTGCTGCTCAACAACGCGCTGGTGGAGCGGCTGAGCCTGCACACGAGGATCACGGCCG GCTACCTCCTGGCCTTGGGCCCCCTCCTTTTCATCAGCGTCTGCGACGTGTGGCTGCAGCTCTTCTCCCGGGACCAGGCCTATGCCGTCAACCTGGCCGCGGTGGGCACCGTGGCCTTTGGCTGCACAG tgcAGCAATCCAGCTTCTACGGGTACACGGGGATGCTGCCCAAGCGGTACACCCAGGGCGTGATGACCGGAGAGA GCACGGCGGGCGTCATGGTGTCCCTGAGCCGCATCGTCACCAGGCTGCTGCTGCGGGGCGAGCGGGCCAGCACGCTCACCTTCTTCCTGGTCTCCGCCGGCCTCGAGCTGCTCTGcttcctgctgcacctgctggtCCGGCGCAGCCGCTTCGTGCGCCACCACACG GAGAGCCCAGGCCCGGCGCTGGCCAACAGCGGGTCCCCGAAGGACAGCCCGGCCCACGAGGCGACGGCCGGCGAGCGGGGAGCCTACACGCGCTTCGACGTGCCTCGGGCGCGCGTGGAGCGGAGCTGGCCCTCCTTCCGCG ccctgctgcggCACCGGTACGCGGTGGCCCGCGCCATCTGGGCCGACATGCTGTCCATCGCCGTGACCTACTTCATCACGCTGTGCCTGTTCCCCGGCCTCGAGTCCGAGATCCGCCACTGCGTGCTGGGCGAGTGGCTGCCCATCCTCGTCATGGCCGTGTTCAACCTCTCGGACTTCGTGGGCAAG ATCCTGGCGGCACTGCCCGTGGCCTGGCGGGGCACGCACCTGCTGGGCTGCTCCTGCCTGCGCGTGGTCTTCATCCCGCTCTTCATCCTGTGCGTCTACCCCAGCGGCGCGCCCGCCCTGCGCCACCCCGCCTGGCCCTGCGTCTTCTCCCTGCTCATGGGCATCAGCAACGGCTACTTCGGCAGCGTGCCCATGATCCTGGCCGCCGGCAAGGTGGCGCCCCGGCAGCGGGAGCTGGCAG GGAACACCATGACCGTGTCCTACATGACGGGGCTGACGCTGGGCTCGGCCGTGGCCTACTGCACCTACAGCCTCACCCGGGGCGCCCACAGCAGCTGCCTCGAGGCCCCCGCCGCCAAcgcctccctccccgccggcctctGA
- the SLC29A4 gene encoding equilibrative nucleoside transporter 4 isoform X3, with the protein MGSVGSQRLKEPGTAGRSVVTSFSFDSCPLEEEVAAGAARGRDGAARGAPILTDSEGPAPDDRYHAIYFAMLLAGVGFLLPYNSFITDVDYLHHKFPGTSIVFDMSLTYILVALVAVLLNNALVERLSLHTRITAGYLLALGPLLFISVCDVWLQLFSRDQAYAVNLAAVGTVAFGCTVQQSSFYGYTGMLPKRYTQGVMTGESTAGVMVSLSRIVTRLLLRGERASTLTFFLVSAGLELLCFLLHLLVRRSRFVRHHTVRPRDGPAGPGGYRVHHDVAAGDVCFESPGPALANSGSPKDSPAHEATAGERGAYTRFDVPRARVERSWPSFRALLRHRYAVARAIWADMLSIAVTYFITLCLFPGLESEIRHCVLGEWLPILVMAVFNLSDFVGKILAALPVAWRGTHLLGCSCLRVVFIPLFILCVYPSGAPALRHPAWPCVFSLLMGISNGYFGSVPMILAAGKVAPRQRELAGNTMTVSYMTGLTLGSAVAYCTYSLTRGAHSSCLEAPAANASLPAGL; encoded by the exons ATGGGCTCCGTGGGCAGCCAGCGCCTTAAGGAGCCGGGCACGGCGGGCAGGAGCGTGGTGACGAGCTTCAGCTTCGACAGCTGCCcgctggaggaggaggtggccgcAGGGGCAGCTCGGGGCCGGGACGGAGCGGCCAGGGGCGCCCCGATTCTCACGGACTCTG AGGGGCCGGCGCCCGACGACCGCTACCACGCCATCTACTTCGCCATGCTGCTGGCGGGCGTGGGCTTCCTACTGCCCTACAACAGCTTCATCACCGACGTGGACTACCTGCACCACAAGTTCCCAG ggaCCTCGATCGTGTTCGACATGAGCCTCACCTACATCCTGGTGGCCCTCGTGGCCGTGCTGCTCAACAACGCGCTGGTGGAGCGGCTGAGCCTGCACACGAGGATCACGGCCG GCTACCTCCTGGCCTTGGGCCCCCTCCTTTTCATCAGCGTCTGCGACGTGTGGCTGCAGCTCTTCTCCCGGGACCAGGCCTATGCCGTCAACCTGGCCGCGGTGGGCACCGTGGCCTTTGGCTGCACAG tgcAGCAATCCAGCTTCTACGGGTACACGGGGATGCTGCCCAAGCGGTACACCCAGGGCGTGATGACCGGAGAGA GCACGGCGGGCGTCATGGTGTCCCTGAGCCGCATCGTCACCAGGCTGCTGCTGCGGGGCGAGCGGGCCAGCACGCTCACCTTCTTCCTGGTCTCCGCCGGCCTCGAGCTGCTCTGcttcctgctgcacctgctggtCCGGCGCAGCCGCTTCGTGCGCCACCACACGGTGCGGCCCCGCGACGGCCCCGCGGGCCCCGGGGGCTACCGCGTGCACCACGACGTGGCCGCCGGGGACGTCTGCTTC GAGAGCCCAGGCCCGGCGCTGGCCAACAGCGGGTCCCCGAAGGACAGCCCGGCCCACGAGGCGACGGCCGGCGAGCGGGGAGCCTACACGCGCTTCGACGTGCCTCGGGCGCGCGTGGAGCGGAGCTGGCCCTCCTTCCGCG ccctgctgcggCACCGGTACGCGGTGGCCCGCGCCATCTGGGCCGACATGCTGTCCATCGCCGTGACCTACTTCATCACGCTGTGCCTGTTCCCCGGCCTCGAGTCCGAGATCCGCCACTGCGTGCTGGGCGAGTGGCTGCCCATCCTCGTCATGGCCGTGTTCAACCTCTCGGACTTCGTGGGCAAG ATCCTGGCGGCACTGCCCGTGGCCTGGCGGGGCACGCACCTGCTGGGCTGCTCCTGCCTGCGCGTGGTCTTCATCCCGCTCTTCATCCTGTGCGTCTACCCCAGCGGCGCGCCCGCCCTGCGCCACCCCGCCTGGCCCTGCGTCTTCTCCCTGCTCATGGGCATCAGCAACGGCTACTTCGGCAGCGTGCCCATGATCCTGGCCGCCGGCAAGGTGGCGCCCCGGCAGCGGGAGCTGGCAG GGAACACCATGACCGTGTCCTACATGACGGGGCTGACGCTGGGCTCGGCCGTGGCCTACTGCACCTACAGCCTCACCCGGGGCGCCCACAGCAGCTGCCTCGAGGCCCCCGCCGCCAAcgcctccctccccgccggcctctGA